CCATTTGTGCTGGAATGCCTTTTTCCTGTGTCCTGTACTCCGCTGACCATAACAAACCCTTCCCCATTGTTACAAAACCTGAAATGCGGAGTAACATGACAAGTTGGGCCAGTCGCATTATTTGGTACACAGTGCTCAGGGTGGATAACTTCCACATCCAACATGGACCGCACCAGGGTTTGGCTGATACGAGCCCCTCACCTATTGTCAAGAATTCACTCAACCAGACGTACAGAACTCTCATGACAAAAAGTGTCAAATGTGCAAATAACCTTCATCTGTAAAAGAATAGAATTCCAGCAATTCCAAAAATGCACCATGGGTGTGTCTCACAACAAGACAACAAtccaaaatataaagaaaaaattcAACAACACCACCACAAATCTTTCGAAAAGAAATGTCATAAacgatgacggcgtagctcactccagccccgtctagtccagaaggaacgatctaaagtgggccaccttgtgcaataaatgtagcaagctatatacaagctatatatagaagctatatacaccctaggaataccgacctatttgccagaaagaatccaaaacggcgaggaattgactgagaagaagcgatttttgtcgaactgctcattaaggcttaattagtccataacttcattaataattgtaattaagcaaatctgggttgaagttgtatgcaccctaggtacccctaccttcatgccagaaagaaccaaaatcggtgaagaattcagggagaagtgatttgtgtggaaactgctcattagggcttaattactccatatcttcattcttaattgcaattatgtaaatttgggtcgaagctacagtatatgcaccccaggcagccctaccttcctgccaaaaaagaatataaatcggtgaagaattgagagagaagaagcgattttcgtgaaatgtggacgacgccagatggacgatggacaacacatgatggcataaactcacctgtcggccagatgagctaataaccctGTCAGTGTCCAGAATTGATTTAAACATGGTAGAGGTATAATAGAGAGATCAGGAATACGGCGCCTAATATTACACCTGAGAGGATACAAAAGAGAACTAATGATGGAAATTCTTCGTACTGGTTCATCAGAGCTGAAGATGGAGGTGAGGGTTCAGTTACGTGTATACTGATATGTAGTTTTGCCCCAGATACGTTCACAAACATCGCCCTTCCAGGGAGTTAGATCAAGTATAACAGGTGGGTGAGTCAATATTTACTATTCTGGAGTTGCACCACAATAAAAAGCACACGTATGTGtcattcttttatttgttttgtttctttggGAAAAGAATTGCTCCTCTCCTTCATGTTTTATCTGGTCAGTAACAAATGACTGTTTTTGTCCCATAAAACACAGTTTAAAGGCATTGTATGGAGAtttagcctttttttttgggggggggtagagTTTTGTGTTTATACAATCCTCTCCTGCCTTGAAATCCTTAAATGTATGTTTCATTAAGCACTAATACACAGGGCTTTTAGCTGGCAAGACAATTTTGCTGCAACATCAAGCAACCAGATGGCCGTACAATATAAATGATTGCTAATAAACTGGGCTTGTCGTCGTGTTCCCTATTTGAGGCTGAAAATATCTTGGAAAGAATCATGGCTTGGAGAACTgtgctttttattattatttcagtgAATTTATGAATATAGTATATATAAAAAGTTAGAAATAAATGCCTTCTAAACTCCCATCCATAACATAATTTACAGATGCAAATAACCTCAAATGAAGCTACTGATCTGTCTACAAAAGATCGTGGTGCGTTCAGGTCGATAGTGATCGTCCATCTGCTGGTGGCTAGAAGAGGGTAAGAGGATTTGTGCTTCCCAGCACGATCAGTCAGTCAGGAGTCTTCCGGTAAGACAGTGACATCACTGAGAGTACTTGGCTGGTGGTGATGTCagcatgtatgtgtgcgtgtgcatgtatGCCTGAACATGAGGCCTGATGGGAATGTCTTGTCTGGTTCCCAAATGCATTAATTAATAAACACCTTaaaacatattttaaaaaatagtaaaTAGTTACTTGGTCCATAAATacattaatataaataaatataacaaaAATTACAATAACAAAAAAACCCAGGGATCATTTGGCATGTTCAGCATGTTCTCAGCTGATCGAGATGGTGGTTGATTCTCTGTAAGTATTTCTGCAGTCTATCCAGAGCCATATGTCCCAGAGTGATGTGGAACATGCTGTGGTTTTTCACAAAGACCTCCAGGTTCTTCTCCGCGCccgttttcctgtgtatgcactgcagtgagctcattctgTCTTCTAGGTTGTGCAGCAGTGTGCTTACGTCATTGTGCAGTTGGCTCATGTGACCCTTGGGCAGGCTGTGAAGAACTCGCTGGAAGTTGCTCAGCATCTCTACCATGGAGCTCAGACCTTCGATGGGTTTATcgggctgcagctcgggcaggagCTCGGGACTATCCAGGATCATCTTATGATTTATTTGGAGCTGTGAGAGTACATTAGAGCTGAGGTCAGATTCAAGGAAAACGGATGGTTTCTGTGTAGTATGCAAGCACACCGTTCATGTTTCTgattcatgtattttgatcagtAAGCCTACTTAATTTAACACATCGGTGGAATCCGGAAACAACTTCCACTAATCTAACGATGGTACTGATGGTATCTTTCAGTTCTCTAAATGTTGGGATGGTGTGATGCAACCTGAACCCAAGGTCAAACCATTACTAATTGTAGTGTTATGAATGATTAATATAGTGTTTACTTTTTCTAAAAGTCAGCTGCCACGGTTTAACATTTTATCACAAACCATTTTGGCCTAAAATAAACAGTTATTGCAGTTATAACTACTGTGTAACTTTCCATTTGGGGGAAAATTAGGGTTTCCCTGGTCATGTTGATTATGTTCCTGCACTACTGAAAACAAATTGGGTTAACAGATGATTATTAATAAGGTGTAGATGATATAAATACTTGAATTTGTCAGTAAATAAGTAAATGTTGAGAAGTTTCCTATAACAGTGCATCCTGAAGTATTTTATCCCTTTGATAACAATTATAATTTTTAACTTTGTTAATGAATAACCTTTGAACtggttatagttacatttaatgttatgaaATGTCCATGAaatgagttagttcctgttatcatgtaagatatagcagctataaacggtcTTTCCATCACCTGAAGAATGATCTCCAGTCAGAGCTGTTAGTGAAAATTAGTCAGTAATTGAACAGTGCTATGATGGACAGTAGGTGTATGTACGTGACATGTAAAAACCTTGAGCAAGGAAAGAGCAGAAGGAATCATTTGTTCTCTTGGTATTTACCTCATCCTTGTGTTTCTGGATTCTAGATATGATGTTCTCGACTTGTAGTTTGACAGAGTTTTTTATGCTGTCTGTAGGAAGAACACGGCCATGGGCGAGTGTGAGCACCGTCACTACACAGGAGCAAAAAAGTGCAGGACACACAGCCATAATGCCTTCTTTGGGTGCAAGTGGTGTTGTAACTTGACAATAGAACAACACCTACCtatagaaaaacaacaacaaaacattttAACATCTTTATCCTATTTGTGTTAAAAGAATACTCCAGCATTTTAAAACCTAATCTTAAGCTTCTACAAGTATAGCATGTGTGTGATTGCAATGGGCAAGAGTTCAACCACAatctgaggagaaaaaaaacagtaaaaataTGCTCAAAACTCAACTTATTATgggaatagaaagaaaaaaaacaacccagaaaAAAATGCCCAAAACTCAACTTATTCTGGAaatagaaaggaaaaaaaaccccagaaagtaATATGCTCAAAGTTCAACTTTATTATGGAATTAGAAAGAAAAAAACcaacccagaaaaaaaaaaaatgctcaaaacTCAACTTATGGAaatagaaagaagaaaaaaaaaaacaatccaggggggaaaaaaatgctcAAAACTCAACTTATTAtcgaaacagaaagaaagaaagaacccacTTAAAAAATGCTCAAAATTCAACTTATTCTGGAAATGGAAAGTAATTTAAAAAAGCATAAGAAATATGCTCAAAACTCAACTTATTCTGgaaataagaagaaaaaaaaatagaaaaaatatgCCCAAAACTCAACTTATTAtggagaaataaagaaagaaagaaagaaagaaagaaagaaagaaagaggaaaaaacagaaaaaatttgCTCAAAATTCAACTTATTCTGGAAATGGaaagtaataaaaaaaacaaacaaacctcaacttatggaaagaaaaacaaaacaaaaaaacagaaaaaaatgctCAAAACTCAACTTATTATGGAAATAGAAagcaagagcaaaaaaaaaaaaccacccaaaaATAATATGCTCAAAACTCATTATAGAAATAGAAAGTAATGaaacgtgcgtacacacacacaaaagcaataTGCTCAAATGGAACTTATTCTGGAAATGGAAAGAAAGGGGAAAAACCCTTTTGTTTTCTTAGTATATGGAAACCCCATGCCACATAGTAATCACATACATTCTAGATGCCATGGATagacaacagatttgaaaaatcatagaatatttcattgaaaaataaaatagcgAAAGGGAATTAGACAGATCAAATcattatattttaattgattgctGCACTGAATATACAAAATGCATTAAAAATAAACGAACAAGTTGACTACTTTAATGTCTCAATCGATGCTGTTATAATAAATCGCTTAAGTGCTGCCTATGCTCTTGTAATTACAAGTTCTTCGACTTGTACAAACAAATCAAAGATTTATTTTTACTCCAAAAAGTCCTTATTTTCACAATGTTACGACGAGTTAACATCAGTGAGAATTTATTTAACTCAAACTTTGTtgaacgttttttttttgttcacaaaTCGcctcaaaacattttttttttttttgctgtgtatAAACAGTCCTTGCATAACTTTTGTGTAACTTTCTCtagaaataaaagaaataaaatagaGTATTAGATAATGGAAGAAGTGGATTTTGAAGTAAAGCGATCATTGAACGCTCTAATTAGTCAGTAAATAAGAGATGCAGTGGAGCCACACAGCCAGAGACAAAACTAGGGGTCTTACCTTTAGGTGCGTGAGCTGTGTCATGTTGGGCTCCATCAGTGCTGTGGCTTTATAGCTTGTAGCTGCTGACTCATCAATGAATCACTTCAGGCTTTCCTGATGTGATGCCCCAGAGTAGAGATATGGTTTAAAAAAGTGCTTTTTCAAACCATGACAGCGTTTTAAGTTTTTGAGAAATTTTCCATCTTGTTTTGGtgctaattataataataattattttttttaattgcaattgAGTGAATTTTTGGATTAACCCATCAAAATTCTTCCTAACATCCTGATTTTACAAGCAAATATTGTGCAAATATTGTTGCTGTTCAACCAGCCAGCATGTTTACCATTAAATGTGGCGCAACATCTTTAAAAGTGAAAGAGTGGAAACTGCCAGTACTCTTGAAATCCTGATTCATGTCTCCAGCATGAATATTTGTGAGATACATCACAGCTGAACATTACGCAGTCGTACAGTTGTTTCTTGAATTGCGAAAGAACATCTGTTGGTCTCTTTACTCAATAATATGTAATAGTATGTCACTCGGAGGAACAGTCCTATTGTAAACACTGACCGTCACAACATGGTGATTTCACTTCAGGATGTTATTTACTTGCCTTTATTAAGCCACTGGTCCCTGATTTAGCATTTTATGCTTGAGATTCAAAGCCTATGTTTGGAGAATATACTTCATTACTGAGGTGCCGTGTTTGTGCCACTGCTGTTACATTAATAAATATGTACATCAAGTAATGATAAGACATTTTAAACATTGTTAAAGTCTCTTTAGGGACAGCTTACACCATGTGCGCATCTGTAGGTCCActtttcaatggaataacttgGTAATTGTGGAATTAAAATACTTTAAAAATCTTACTGCATTCACACATAAATGCATTTAACCTCCCATGCTTAGACATCCTTTTCTGAGTCATGCATTACAGATTATAAAATATGTATTTTGTTATGTCCCACAACACTGCTTCATAAATATTTTGGACATTACTGAAAGAATCACGGCAGGAAGTTACATAATTTCCTGAAGAAAGTGCTCTCGTTAGTTTCAGGGGAAATTGTAGCCAGTATCAGCAACAGGTTAAGGTTCTTCAGTTTTATGTTCGtaggttgaaaaatattttctttttaaGTTCATTTTTGTTTTATAAAGATTTGGCACCCGAAGTGTAGATTCACCTGTACAGAATAGTACATCAGTAGAATTCATCAAGAAACCATCAAGACATTTTCAGAAATCGGACTGGGTAGCTCAATGGTTCAGCCGACGTCGTTGTTGCCTGACAGCTCCAGTGCAGTGAGTGACACTCAGCGGGTAATTAGGATCCATGTGTAAgaaatctatccattatctgtaagcgcttatcctgtacagggttgcggggaagctgaagcctatcccagatgactatgggtgagaagcagggtacaccctggacaagtcaccaggtcatgacaaggctgacacatagagacaaacaaccattcgcactcacattcacacctacggtcaatttagagccactgtgggagaaaccagagcacccgcgcatgcaaactccacacagaaaggcccctgttggccgctgggctcgaacccagaaccttcttgctgtaaggttctggtaaggggttttttttttttttttggtactatGTACTATATGTCTTATCTTCTAGTCTTAGACTTTCAAACTTTCGTGGTTTCTATATTTGAGTATTTTTTCATGAATATTTGATTTGTGATCATTTATGAGAGGGATGGGGAGGGAGTCTCAACGTTTCGTCTGAGTTTTGTCGGAGCGTTGGACTCTTTCTCTCACTtctcttattttttttattttctttgataATGTTTTTTATGTAAATGAGTTTTTGTGGAcattagacatttatttattatttcacaTATATTATTGTAAGGGCATTGAGATTGTTATGGAATGCACatagaaataaattattattataaggtgacagtgctaaccactacaccactgtactgccCTGTAAGAGCCAATCATCATAGTCAAATAGTCGTGAAGATTCAGATTGTACAGAAaacaggggtggtgtagtggttagcactgtcatctcacggtaagaaggttctgggtttgagcccagcggctgatgagggcctttctgtgcgaagtttgcatattctccccatgtctgcgtgggttttctccgggtgctctggtttcctcctattctaaattgcccataggtgtgaaattGTATATGTGTGAGAGTGCGCAGAAAGGAACCAGCCACCCTAttactgcaattctggccaaatcAATCAAACATGGTTCCGCTCAATCCCAGATTGGGTTCGGCAGTGACGATGACGACACAAAACAGTCACTGGTGAACACAGTCCAAATCACAATTCCAAGAATCAGGGTGATCATCAGGCAACTACACACAGGAATCCACAGCAGACCAAGACAAGAGCAGATCCAGAAACTCAGAAACAGGAAGATCAGTCAAGGtaacatccgtccattatctataccacttatccattgagGGTCACGGTGGAACTGGAGCCAATCTCAGTTGAcctcgggtgagaggcggggtacaccctggacaggttaccagtctatcacagggctaacacagagagataaacagccattcacactcacgttcacacctacaagcaatttagagtagccagttgacctaatctgtatgtctttggactgtgggaagaaaccagagcacatggaggaagcccacacaggcatgaggagaacatgcaaactccacacagaaaggcctcagctGATCAGTAGGTTTGAGCCCAGAACGTCCTTGTTGTGACGTGGCAatcctaaccactgcaccaccatgccaccctgtcaAAGCTTAAATAAGCAGCTAACAGGAAATGAAAATACCATACAAAGAGCTACAATTTGGAGAAGCGTGCCCTCTGGTGGCATGATAATGAATTGTCAATTACAGATGTGACATCCAGGCTTTCTGTTTCGATTCTGATCTCAGGTTTCTGTCTGTGTGaatttcctctgggttcttcgGTTTCCTCCCAACTCAACAAACATTCCGGTAGGCGGCTTGACTACTTCAAATTAACGCTAAGTGTGATTGAATGTGaacatgggtgtgtgtgcattggCATTCCATTCAGAGCATGTTCGGCTTTTGCCTTGCACCCAGTTTCCgggatagactctggatccacTGCTATCCTGATGAGGAAGAtaaatgaaagaatgaaaaagGGATAACTGTTCTTCATTgtttagaattttttttcttcagaaaCAGGACCTGACTATTATGGAAGTCCTGAACTGCAAGGTGTGAACTTTTGACGCATCTTGCATCACCTTGAATGGGTTTATTTCATGATAATGTCCAGCTCACTATATATATTATCCTACTTATTACACAGCTACTTACTACAGAAATCAGTAATTTGACACAAAGTAAAATTTAAAAGTGATTTTATTGCTTCCGCTAATGATGTGATTCATAGCAAGTTTGTTTTACAGAAATAACAGACCATAGAATGTTGtaatcgaccaatcagaattgaataTTCAAATGAGCCATGCAATAAGACAAattaattatacatacaggacactttttcgatgaaataaaaacatgtattctcttcccttctagcgggtttcattcatttggtttgatagcatgcaatattgttcgcatatcgcttatcctatgtgtattgcatcactctacccaatggagaatgggcgttgaatatggtttatgatattgcatggttgtcaagacaacatgacctcacacgtcagagctgatgtgaatatccaatgagaaagttttctgctgcgcatgtgcaaaagcatttctttgtttgccaggaaagagaaaggcgTGTTGAACAacaactaccaaaacttcattagatgttcttcacacatatttacaagagaaaaacataccaacagacattgaaaaactggaaaagggagCAATAgctgaaatattgtcaaagttctatttggaggtgaggaaaagtgatgaagACTGGAATTATAGTGGATCAGAATCAGCACTGGATATTGGTGAGTTactcccctgttcttaacttttcataaaatctataattgttccatcgaatgtgtattataataataataataatattggctggctttttttttttgcagtatatcagatatattccattcagctacttgcctTTGACTCatccagtatcatgctagctg
The genomic region above belongs to Neoarius graeffei isolate fNeoGra1 chromosome 6, fNeoGra1.pri, whole genome shotgun sequence and contains:
- the lepa gene encoding leptin a translates to MAVCPALFCSCVVTVLTLAHGRVLPTDSIKNSVKLQVENIISRIQKHKDELQINHKMILDSPELLPELQPDKPIEGLSSMVEMLSNFQRVLHSLPKGHMSQLHNDVSTLLHNLEDRMSSLQCIHRKTGAEKNLEVFVKNHSMFHITLGHMALDRLQKYLQRINHHLDQLRTC